The Daucus carota subsp. sativus chromosome 2, DH1 v3.0, whole genome shotgun sequence genome includes a window with the following:
- the LOC108206378 gene encoding uncharacterized protein LOC108206378 isoform X1 has product MELLYLLFSIFSTTLTTLALSLFLPFRLLFSSRAAPPSSVSLYQGTVWHQRRRPVHHSFNYSVRYALYELNHDSHSPSDHFSADEARTIAKTNGPVFLLTIPPSVGYEQNPLSIYYCYDIEGSSKSLKKCIAEVTNTPWGERVSFLFDPNVDVVAKPLHVSPFMDMHGSWKIKTSEPEDNLLVEISVQHPKLGNYFSASLVARRVPSSATDHALFFWLMPHKVALWIYWHALKLWWKKVQFIQHPRYSNPAYKEEAMARDIKLSSCTAFASDSQYKSEANPVTELKDRSAEGHLFKWRDAKWPWC; this is encoded by the exons ATGGAGTTGCTCTATCTCCTATTTTCTATCTTCTCCACCACACTCACCACCCTCGCTCTCTCACTTTTCCTCCCCTTCCGCCTCCTCTTTTCCTCACGCGCCGCCCCACCTTCCTCAGTATCTCTCTACCAAGGCACTGTTTGGCACCAGCGACGCCGTCCTGTACACCATTCTTTCAACTACTCTGTTCGTTATGCTCTTTATGAGCTCAACCATGACTCTCACTCCCCGTCCGATCATTTCTCCGCTGATGAAGCTCGTACCATCGCCAAAACTAATGGCCCTGT TTTTCTCTTGACTATTCCTCCTAGTGTTGGATATGAGCAAAATCCACTGAGTATTTACTATTGTTATGACATAGAAGGCTCTTCTAAGAGTTTGAAAAAGTGCATTGCCGAG GTGACAAATACACCATGGGGAGAAAGGGTATCATTTTTGTTTGATCCAAATGTTGATGTAGTTGCAAAGCCACTTCATGTTAGTCCATTTATG GATATGCATGGAAGTTGGAAAATTAAAACAAGTGAACCTGAAGATAATTTGCTTGTGGAAATTTCTGTTCAGCATCCCAAGCTTGGCAACTATTTTAGTGCCTCCTTGGTGGCCAGAAGAGTACCATCATCAGCTACTGACCATGCACTCTTCTTTTGGTTGATGCCGCATAAAGTTGCATTGTGGATATACTGGCAT GCTCTCAAGCTGTGGTGGAAAAAGGTTCAGTTCATACAACACCCAAGATATAGCAACCCAGCATACAAGGAAGAAGCTATGGCTCGTGATATTAAGCTTTCATCCTGTACAGCGTTTGCATCTGATTCACAATATAAATCTGAAGCTAATCCTGTTACAGAATTGAAGGACAGGAGTGCAGAGGGTCACTTATTTAAATGGCGAGATGCCAAGTGGCCCTGGTGCTGA
- the LOC108206378 gene encoding uncharacterized protein LOC108206378 isoform X2, with amino-acid sequence MELLYLLFSIFSTTLTTLALSLFLPFRLLFSSRAAPPSSVSLYQGTVWHQRRRPVHHSFNYSVRYALYELNHDSHSPSDHFSADEARTIAKTNGPVFLLTIPPSVGYEQNPLSIYYCYDIEGSSKSLKKCIAEDMHGSWKIKTSEPEDNLLVEISVQHPKLGNYFSASLVARRVPSSATDHALFFWLMPHKVALWIYWHALKLWWKKVQFIQHPRYSNPAYKEEAMARDIKLSSCTAFASDSQYKSEANPVTELKDRSAEGHLFKWRDAKWPWC; translated from the exons ATGGAGTTGCTCTATCTCCTATTTTCTATCTTCTCCACCACACTCACCACCCTCGCTCTCTCACTTTTCCTCCCCTTCCGCCTCCTCTTTTCCTCACGCGCCGCCCCACCTTCCTCAGTATCTCTCTACCAAGGCACTGTTTGGCACCAGCGACGCCGTCCTGTACACCATTCTTTCAACTACTCTGTTCGTTATGCTCTTTATGAGCTCAACCATGACTCTCACTCCCCGTCCGATCATTTCTCCGCTGATGAAGCTCGTACCATCGCCAAAACTAATGGCCCTGT TTTTCTCTTGACTATTCCTCCTAGTGTTGGATATGAGCAAAATCCACTGAGTATTTACTATTGTTATGACATAGAAGGCTCTTCTAAGAGTTTGAAAAAGTGCATTGCCGAG GATATGCATGGAAGTTGGAAAATTAAAACAAGTGAACCTGAAGATAATTTGCTTGTGGAAATTTCTGTTCAGCATCCCAAGCTTGGCAACTATTTTAGTGCCTCCTTGGTGGCCAGAAGAGTACCATCATCAGCTACTGACCATGCACTCTTCTTTTGGTTGATGCCGCATAAAGTTGCATTGTGGATATACTGGCAT GCTCTCAAGCTGTGGTGGAAAAAGGTTCAGTTCATACAACACCCAAGATATAGCAACCCAGCATACAAGGAAGAAGCTATGGCTCGTGATATTAAGCTTTCATCCTGTACAGCGTTTGCATCTGATTCACAATATAAATCTGAAGCTAATCCTGTTACAGAATTGAAGGACAGGAGTGCAGAGGGTCACTTATTTAAATGGCGAGATGCCAAGTGGCCCTGGTGCTGA